The DNA segment GCATCGTCGTTAAAAATCGGTCCGACAGTAATATACGAAGGCTTAAAGGCAAGAGCTCGTGCCATTTCCCAGTAAGACTTGGCAGTGATGCCGAGTTTTAGACCGGCTTCAGCGACACGGTTGAGATCAGCAGAGACAAGATCAGCCTGCCCCAAATGCACACCCTGTGCACCGTATTTGATGGCAAGGTCGCTATAGTCGTTAACAAAGAGTTCTGCTCCAGCTTGCCGACATATGCGGGCAGCTTCTTCAATTTGCTCAGCTAATACTGTGGCACTCAAGCCCTTGAGCCTGAGCTGCACATGCTTGACTCCACTTGATACCATTTGCGACACCATCTCGGCACTATCAACTATTGGATAAAAACCAATATTGTTGGCAGGCTTAAAGGTCAGACGGTGACGACCTTCTTCGGCAGTGAGAGTGAGCCAGGGTAGAGTAGATTGCTCACTGGTCCAGCTAGCATGACCGAGTGGTCCAGTACCGCGACCGATGTGAGGAGCCTGGTCCAGAGTCTGATTGACATAGGATTTAGCCATAACCAGACTATCAAGGATGTTATTGCCTGAGGCAATAGCAGCAGCAATAGAGGCAGACAGAGTGTCGCCAGTGCCGAGGATGCTCTGAGTTGTGCGCTTGAGGCTGTTGAGCCATAGTCCGGTCATACCATTGGTAAAATAATCCTGACAAAAGGAGCCTTTGCGCTCCCCGCCTTTTATCACAACAGCTTTTGGACCCATAGCCACGAGCTTGAGTCCGATTTCTTCGACAAAAGTATCGAGCGCGCCGCGGTCCTCAAATACTGGACACTGCTCCGCTGGTATTGCCAATAGTGTCAGGGCTTCTTGCAAATCAACAGTTAGTAGATGACAGGCTGGCAGCAGCTGTTCGCGTACAGCCCGCATAAATTCATCTAGTGGACTTTGCGCCAGAGCGCCAAGAGTCTCGTTACCGCTTCCAGTCGTCAAAAGGTCTGGAGTATAGGTAGGCACCTCAGCGGAGGGCAACTCACTAAAGTCCGGGTCATAAATGAGGAAGTGCGGCTTATTTGCCTCAAAAAACTCAACAATAGTCTGAATTTGCTTGGTGGAGGCAAGATAGCCAACTTTGGTAGCTTTTGGGGTAAGGTCATCCGCCAGACTGTGCAGCTGTGCTCTCAAAGCAGGGATAGAGACGGACTCGACAACGCTAGTCGACAGAGTATTACCAGCTTTGATGGCTGTTACCACTGTACATCCATGGACAGCAAGTCCAGTCATAGCTTTGAGGTCGGTCTGGATACCGCGACCAGATGAGCAATCAGAGCCGCCGATAGTCCAGGCTATTTCTTTCACTACCACTTAGGATATCTCCACTGAGAGCATACAAAATCACACATTAACCATTTCAAAGCGCCATTGCAAGCGCATTTGACTCATACCAGAGGGCACAAAAGAGCCACCGCTCGGCGGCTTATAGACAATGGGTGTAGTTTGACCGCCAGACTGATATGCAGCAGGTCGGCTTTAAGCTGACTATTTCTATATCGCCATGGCAACAAATTTACCTGACTTTACGCAAATAAAACTCTGTTGGGTACAGACGCATAGCAAGATAGTAGACAGGGAAAGATATAAAAAACCAGGCAAAAGTCAAAATGACCGAAGAACCGACCCAATACACACTTAACCTGAATGGTCCTAAAGGCAGAATCACCTTGAGGATTTTGGCTTTTACAGCGCCTTTGTATTTGATAGCAGCGCCATTGTGGATTTTTGCTGGCGGGACCATAGGCCTAGAAAAACTCTCCATCTTTGCGCAGATACTATTGTTCGTACCCAGCTTAATTGCAGCATGGGGGCTATTTCATCTACTCAACAAAGTGATTACAATCAGCCTCTACTCAAAAAACTCAAAGCTTTCAACTCATCAAACTTATTTAGCCAACATTGACAAAGTCAGTTTACTGCCCGAAAAGAACAGCATAACCATCACCAGGGGTCGTAAAGTTGTAACAGCTCCTCTAAAAAATCTGGACCAAACAAATACAGACAGACTTTTGGAGATACTCAAAAAGCTACCCAAATTGCAGAACGGACAGGGACTTACTACTGAGCTGGTAAAACTTAAGCGCCAGGGACAATTGGATGCCAGTGTCAAACTTAAATATTCCAGTCACATGATGATGCGGCGCACAATCGAAGCAATCAAAGAGGGAGAGCGCACCTTTTGGAGTATGTGGACTTTTGGCTGGTCCACATTGGCACTTTTTTTGTTATCCAATCTACTCTTCAAAGAATCTCCACTATTTTTGCCCTTTCAAATCATGTCTGACGTGCTATTGGGTGTTGTCGGACTGCTAGTCTACGCAGCAGTATTACCAAGCACACTCTTTGTCACTTACCTGACCAAGGATATTTACGGTCAATTATTCATTGTGTTTGCCGCAGTTACTACATTGTGTTGGCTATGGAGCATGCTACTTAGACCAAACAGAATACTATTGGACAAAGAAGGCATCGCTAAAATATTTGACTGTGGGCTAAAAGAATTTGTCATCGAAAAAATCCGCTGGTCAGAGGTAGCTGATGTCTCGCTACTGACTAAGACAGACGAGCTTTGCTTTAAGCTCAATACTCCTGGCAAAGCGCCACTACTATTGATGCTCGGTGGCTTACGCAGTGCGCAGAGCAGAGCAGACTTGTTTAAAGCTATTCAAAAAAACATACCTGATGTGGCAAGAGATCCATCCATAGAGACAAGCCTGAGCGACAATCAAGCATCGACCTTTACTCAACTATGGCTATCATCACTGGCCATCCCTCCTAAAAGAGAAATGCTGGCACCGCTGGAGCACGGACATACATTAGAAGAAGGTCGCTATGTCATAGAAAGCACACTGGCGGCAGGCGGACAGGGTGTAGCATACATAGCCAAAAGCGCTGAACTATCATTTAAAACACAAGGAGAGATTAGCGATACAGACGACTCTCAAAAGACAAAACACGTAATCCTCAAAGAATCAGTATTGCCTCTGTTTGTAGACGAGCAATCACGCAAAAAGGCAATTGACAAATTTGAACAAGAGGCACTATTACTAAAGAAATTAGATAGTCCGCACATAGTTAAATTGCTCGATTATTTTATTGAGGACCATCGCACTTACTTTGTCCTTGAGCATATTGACGGCATGGACTTGAGAAAAATCGTAGAGACAGATGGTGCGATGTCAGCAGACAAAGTGCTAAACATAGCAAGACAAATGAGTGATATCCTCGAGTACCTGCACAACTTATCACCACCAGTGGTGCACCGTGACTTTACAGCAGACAATCTCGTTTTAAACAACCAAAACAAGCTCAAACTCATTGACTTTGAAGTGGCCCACGAAGGCATACAAAAATCCACAGCCACTGTGGTGGGCAAACATTGCTATATCCCACCAGAACAACTGCGCGGTAAACCTGAACCAGCGTCAGATCTCTATGCCATGGGTTGTACACTCTATTATCTTTATACCGGCAAAGAACCCGAGCCATTATCGAGGCAGAGTATTCTCACCCAGGAACAGATTGCTACAGCCGAAGAAGACGAAATAACATTGCACAACATAGTCAATCAACTAACCGGCCTTGAACCAACTAAAAGATTGACCAATAAGGGTCTGAGGAGCCTCCTCAATATAGAGCCATCGCAGACCAATCAGTGTCAAACAATCGAGCTTAAAGCCGAAAAGGAACTGGCACCATGAGTTGCAACGAAATAACATTGCAATACATGGATAAGAAAGCAATGACGCTAAAGTTTGCGCTTCACTTCTTTTCTCCAGTCTGGGCCGTTTTTATTCCTATTGGCGTAATATTTTCTATTTGCACCGGGCCTTTTTATTCTCCAACAGCATATATTGCACTGGGACTGGGACTAACATCGCTTATCTGTCTCATTTTTACTGTCTTTCTTTCAGACAAAACAATACTAATGTCTCAAAGCGGCATTAAGGTACCACTTCTAAAGGTCGGAGTCTTTCACCAAACAGAGACGAAATAGCCTGGAGCAGTATTAAAAAAGCAAAGATCCAGAGCGCAGCCAAAATTACTCCGGACGCACTCAAAGGTCGCACCCTCATACTCGAACTCACTGATGGCGAAAAGATCAAACTAAATCTCACCTGTCTCGGTCTCGAAGCCACCCAGCAGCTCCTACTGGCACTCACTCTCTGGCTCCCTGAAGCAGCAAGAACAGAAGAGCTTATGCAACTAAAAGATGCACTAAGCGCTCCCATGCTCTCTCAAGGTGATCTTACCTATACAGACATCTGGCAAGCCGAGCTGGAGAGTCGCTACACCACCACTGCCTTTATGCCGCTGGAGCCTGGACACAAGCTCAAAGGCGGTAATCTAGAGGTCTTAAAGCAACTGGCCTTTGGTGGGCTATCTGCCGTCTATTTATGCCAGCTAAACAAACTAGATCTAATTGTCCTTAAAGAGTCTGTGGTGCCATTAAATAGCAAAGAATCTCTCAAAAACAAAGCGGCTGAAATGTTTAAGCGCGAAGCCTCTCTGCTAGTCAATCTAGACCATCCACAGCTGGTAAAAGTAGTAGACTTTTTTACAGAAAACGACCGCACCTATCTACTGCTCGGCTATCAAGAAGGTCTCAACTTGCGTCAACTCATCAGAGAGCAAGGTCCCCAGAGCGAAAGCCGAGTGATTGAAATAGCGCTATCACTAGTCCAACCACTCAACTATCTCCACAGCTTGTCACCACCAGTAGTGCACCGCGACATCAGCCCCGAAAACATTATCCTCAAAGAAGACGACACCGCAGTCCTGATAGATTTTGGCGCGGCCAATGAATATCTGGGCACAGCCACAGGCACAATGGTAGGCAAACAGTGTTATGTATCGCCTGAGCAGTTTAAGGGTAAAGCCAGCACAGAGTCAGATCTGTATTCACTGGGAGCGACTCTCTATTATCTACTTACAGGCAGCGATCCCACACCTATAAGTGTGTCATCACCAAAAGAAGCAAGACCAGAAATATCAGAAAAACTAGACTCTATTGTCCAGAGCCTGACGGCACTTGAAATAGAAGACCGTATCACTACGGCCCATGAGCTAGAGGAGTTACTCGTTGCCTTGAGGCTCTTGCGGTAGTCGGGCGTGATCAATAAATGATGAGCTGACACCACGCTCAGTATCAAGCGTAATTTTGATAGAGCCATCGGCATTGGTCCAGTACAAAATACCGGCTCCAGCATTGACGCGGCGCAAAGTATCATCAAAATGTGGCGCTAAAAAGTCCATATCGCCGTCTGATCTCAGGTGGAATACAACCTCACCGACTTCGGTTTTAACGCGGAAATATCCACCCTGCTTAACGGTTTGGGTATAGCTACAGTCTTGATTGTAATAAGTCAGGTCACCACTAGCATGGTAAGTCTTGCCGATACCGCCACCAACTTCTTCGTATTGATCATCAGCCAGCTTAGAGCCAAACTTTGATATCTTGGCACTAGCAGGAGTAGCGAGTGTGGCTGGTACTTGTGCTGGTACTTGTGCCGGAGCTGCAGGCATGGTGACACTTTCGCCAGAGTTAGTGGCTTGGACCATATTCATCAGTCCGGCAAACAAATCGGCGTTAACAGGCTCCTTGCCTTTGATTTCATCGGCAAGGTCGTCCAGTGTGGCGCCTTTTTCGCTTTGTGGTGGATGGGGATTGGCTTCGGACATGGACCTGGCATAGCTCGTAAAGAATACAATTATACTGGCTTGCTCTCAGATACTCCTTAAGCTCAAGCTATAAACCATACCAAGCATGGTCCGCCCTCTTTGCAGGGGGCAACTCAAAATGCTCTCAATAACCGCTAGAGCCACTAAACCTTGACTATCCCAGCGCTGTTTTGCGAAAAGGAAAATCGCGCTCTTCGTAACTGCCAGGAAAGGCTAAGCATTCAGAACCATCCATCCGGCGCAGGGTTTGACGTGCCCGCTGCACTACATATGGGTTGTCATCGTCGAGCAGACGCACTAGCAAATCCTGGTCGATATCATAGTTTGCAGCTATGGCGTACCTGACGTCGATGCATTGATCTGCCACAAGTCTCTCGATAATGTGACGCGGGGTGCTGCAATTGTCGACCAAACCAGCCCTGACTTCACCGTCGTGATGCTCGCAGAGACTCAGTATGGCTTCTTGAGATAATGATGGGTGCTCGGCAATACGCCTAACTATCGTGACGGGCATGGTCTCAATCATGGAGACTAAAACCGATGCAGGCGTATTGGGGTGATTGGCTACCATCCAGCGTATACGCGTAGTCTCAAAAGTAGGAATACTGTTATGCAAATCGAGGGCCGCTACTAGCTGACCGAGATCATCTTGGTCAATGCCGCTCTCATCTGCCCTATCAGCACTGTTGTTGAGTGATGCAGCCTCGATGTCGCTACCATCATTATTTGGTTGAATAAAGTTTTGTCCTGACATAATAAACCTGAGAGTCAAAAGTGCTGAAATAAAAACTTGTTACATAGCTTCTGTAGGCGCATGTGAGAGTCACACGTTCCCGGTTGACTGTGGGCAAATCAGTCAAAAGCTGCCACCACTACTACATTAGGTCCTGGCGGCAGTCTGGCCTAGCAGGGTAACTAATAAAGATTGCTAGGGAATCCCAGAGATTAATCTAATTACAACCAAATGGTTAATATTGAAATCTCGCCACGGAATCAACTGAAGACAGCACCAGGAGCTAATTGCCAATCAAATCAATAGTTTTGACCTCGGTCTACCTTTATAGGACTTGCTATACAAAAGGAAGGCAGTCTAGCTACTCACACAATCATTAGCCACTGTTAACAATTGTCAACAAAAGCACCTATTTTATGGGTTAAAAGCAAGCCGCATACAGGCTGTATATACAAATTCGAATATCATTTCCATTGCAATGTTAATCAGAGCGAAGGGCAAAAGCGCCACCCTGTCGAGCTTTGCCGTCTCACACCCTAAAATCTATAGTGGCTAAAAACGGCACCGCTAGCCAAACCTATAAAAACTTATATGCAAACCAGTGACATGGGTTTAAGCCGGCGTTGAATAATGAATTCAGGCACTGTGCGTGGCTAGATGTCTCTTTGTCCTCATAAATACTCATGGGGGGTGAGTAAGGAAGTCCTTTATGCGGTCGTCAATGATAGGGGCAGACAATCTGTGGACAACCTATGAGTAATGAAAGCGAAAGTGATAGTCAATGCGACGAAGATGACCAGCAAAAGTCAGATAGTGAGATAGCACCGACCCAGGGCGCAGCTCACGCATTACCGTCACAAACAAACGTTGCCAATTTTTTAAGCCGACTGCGCATCGCGCAGGCTCAAGAATCAAAGGAATCAGAAAAACCAACGGTTCCCGATGTTAACTACGATCTCTCGTTCGCGTATTCCTTCCACTGGGAAGAACCGAGTCGACAGATAAAGGAGGCACTTAAAGTGTTACTGAATCGAGAAAGTGAAAACCAGACAGAAGAAACGGTCAAACTAGCTAAAAGAAAAGCTCAAACCGGAGAGAAACAGCTAAATCAGGCAGCCCTGGAAGCTGCCCGTATCCGCTATTTGCTGGCGATCAATCCCAACACTCCGCCCCCGGTACTTGAGCATCTCACACGCAATGCACCTGTATCCTTGCTCGAGCGCATTGCCGAAAACCCGAGAACACACAGCACAACCTTAGCTCGCCTTGCCACTCATGAAGAGTACGAAGTAAGAGCGGCTGTCTCGGAAAATCTCAATACCTCTATCAAAACAATCTGGAAACTGGCACGCGACACCCATGTCGATGTCCGCTTTAGACTGGCTGAGTGCTACAACGTCCCAATTGCAGTACTCAAAGTGCTAGCCGAAGACGAAAATCCATTTGTCGCGCATCGCGCTCAGGCCACAGTCTGGCGTATCCTCAAAGAAGTTAGCGAATTGCGCACAGCGTAAGTCAATGACTAAAAACAAAAGCTGGACGTAGTTAGCTAGGTCCAGCTTTTGCTTTAATATACTGTCGCCAACTAAAGTCGCAACTACACTAACCCTGGTGGCGCCACTGCTGTCTGAGCAAACGGTTAAGCTCAGCTTGAATCTCACCTACAGCAAACTGTGATTGACGCATGGAAGTTTCTTCCACCTGATCACGGTCGGTGGCAGCTTGATAGTCGAGTGGCTTAATCAAACTCATATGCCATTTGGTAGGCAGTGATGCCAGGTTGAGCGGAAATGGCAGCCAAGGGAAAAATGGCGTAATTGGAAATGCTGGCAAATTGAGAAACTTCGCGGCTTTTTCGAAGTTGGTCAAAATTGGCACCGCTTCATCACAACCAAGAGTGGCTAGAGGAAATATCGGTACGTTTTCTTCAACAGCTGGCAAAATTTTGACCCAGTCAAATACATTTAGTCTGTCTCTGCCCATATAAGGCTTAGCCAGTCCTGGCACGCCTTCGGGGAAGATTGCCACTAATTCGTCTTTGGCAAAAAGACGCTTCATATTGGCTGATGAAAATGGCACAAAACCAAGCTCAACAAGAAAGCTATAAAGGCGCTCGTCTTTAATCCAATCCAGGTCAGCGACTATATGTACGCGACGGGGATTGTGACGGCTGCTCATCAGAGCATAGAGCAACATAAAAGCAGGCCAGGGCAAAAAGCTGCCTGAATTGCCGACTATAAGTGCTGCACCATCACGGGGGAGTTTTTCGAGTCCGTTAAAATCAACCCGCCACCAGTCATGGAAAAGAAAGCTCAAAACCGGCTCTACTCTAGCCAGGACACGCATATCAAAACCATGATAGCGATCTGACTTGGCAGACTGTTTTAAAAAGTCTCGATAGTTGGAAAGAAATTGACTCACGATCTGGTCCTCAGTTACGGTTGTTTTGAGCATATGCTCGGTTGCTAAAAGCTAGTGATCTTGCTTGGGGGCTACTTCTTGTATCTTTTCACCACTCGAAAACAGTGATTGGCGTGATGCCAGCATTTCGTTTACTTCATGTTGAATCTGGTATTGCACTTCTCGAGCCAGCTTATGGACGAGCTTGCGATCGTTTGCGGCTTCTTTGGGGTAATCCAGAGTGATTGGTTTATGGATATGAATTTTCCAGCAAACCGGCAACGGGATTAGATAAAGAGGGAAGGGCAACCAGGGAAAAGTAAGGGTGAGTGGATAAAAAGGCATGCCTATAAAACGCGCAAGCTTTTTGAGATTGACAAACTCTGGATAAATCTCATCGCCACCAAGGGTGGAGACAGGAATGAGCGGTGTGCCAGTCTCAATGGCTAACTGGACAAATCCAGGGTGAAAATCAAGCAAGCGATAACGCTCTCTAAATGGCTTGCCAACCCCTCTTGTCCCTTCTGGATAAATACCAATCAGCTCTTCCATTTCGATGAGCTTCAAGGCATTGGCTCTGGAGGCTCTGACTTGACCGGTTTCGCGCACCCAATCACAAAGACCGGGCAATGTAAAAAACCAGTC comes from the Candidatus Obscuribacter sp. genome and includes:
- a CDS encoding bifunctional hydroxymethylpyrimidine kinase/phosphomethylpyrimidine kinase encodes the protein MVVKEIAWTIGGSDCSSGRGIQTDLKAMTGLAVHGCTVVTAIKAGNTLSTSVVESVSIPALRAQLHSLADDLTPKATKVGYLASTKQIQTIVEFFEANKPHFLIYDPDFSELPSAEVPTYTPDLLTTGSGNETLGALAQSPLDEFMRAVREQLLPACHLLTVDLQEALTLLAIPAEQCPVFEDRGALDTFVEEIGLKLVAMGPKAVVIKGGERKGSFCQDYFTNGMTGLWLNSLKRTTQSILGTGDTLSASIAAAIASGNNILDSLVMAKSYVNQTLDQAPHIGRGTGPLGHASWTSEQSTLPWLTLTAEEGRHRLTFKPANNIGFYPIVDSAEMVSQMVSSGVKHVQLRLKGLSATVLAEQIEEAARICRQAGAELFVNDYSDLAIKYGAQGVHLGQADLVSADLNRVAEAGLKLGITAKSYWEMARALAFKPSYITVGPIFNDDAPDQEAHHGLSQLIRWRKVLDFPLVAAGGIVYENAQGVLATGIDSIAVHRDLSNQTDLPLRLEKWLRLFERRGVPSGIDRSFDASVKFDNERPRILHNASSDSPQSEGLNAV
- a CDS encoding serine/threonine protein kinase; amino-acid sequence: MTEEPTQYTLNLNGPKGRITLRILAFTAPLYLIAAPLWIFAGGTIGLEKLSIFAQILLFVPSLIAAWGLFHLLNKVITISLYSKNSKLSTHQTYLANIDKVSLLPEKNSITITRGRKVVTAPLKNLDQTNTDRLLEILKKLPKLQNGQGLTTELVKLKRQGQLDASVKLKYSSHMMMRRTIEAIKEGERTFWSMWTFGWSTLALFLLSNLLFKESPLFLPFQIMSDVLLGVVGLLVYAAVLPSTLFVTYLTKDIYGQLFIVFAAVTTLCWLWSMLLRPNRILLDKEGIAKIFDCGLKEFVIEKIRWSEVADVSLLTKTDELCFKLNTPGKAPLLLMLGGLRSAQSRADLFKAIQKNIPDVARDPSIETSLSDNQASTFTQLWLSSLAIPPKREMLAPLEHGHTLEEGRYVIESTLAAGGQGVAYIAKSAELSFKTQGEISDTDDSQKTKHVILKESVLPLFVDEQSRKKAIDKFEQEALLLKKLDSPHIVKLLDYFIEDHRTYFVLEHIDGMDLRKIVETDGAMSADKVLNIARQMSDILEYLHNLSPPVVHRDFTADNLVLNNQNKLKLIDFEVAHEGIQKSTATVVGKHCYIPPEQLRGKPEPASDLYAMGCTLYYLYTGKEPEPLSRQSILTQEQIATAEEDEITLHNIVNQLTGLEPTKRLTNKGLRSLLNIEPSQTNQCQTIELKAEKELAP
- a CDS encoding serine/threonine protein kinase, giving the protein MQLKDALSAPMLSQGDLTYTDIWQAELESRYTTTAFMPLEPGHKLKGGNLEVLKQLAFGGLSAVYLCQLNKLDLIVLKESVVPLNSKESLKNKAAEMFKREASLLVNLDHPQLVKVVDFFTENDRTYLLLGYQEGLNLRQLIREQGPQSESRVIEIALSLVQPLNYLHSLSPPVVHRDISPENIILKEDDTAVLIDFGAANEYLGTATGTMVGKQCYVSPEQFKGKASTESDLYSLGATLYYLLTGSDPTPISVSSPKEARPEISEKLDSIVQSLTALEIEDRITTAHELEELLVALRLLR
- a CDS encoding 1-acyl-sn-glycerol-3-phosphate acyltransferase; the encoded protein is MSQFLSNYRDFLKQSAKSDRYHGFDMRVLARVEPVLSFLFHDWWRVDFNGLEKLPRDGAALIVGNSGSFLPWPAFMLLYALMSSRHNPRRVHIVADLDWIKDERLYSFLVELGFVPFSSANMKRLFAKDELVAIFPEGVPGLAKPYMGRDRLNVFDWVKILPAVEENVPIFPLATLGCDEAVPILTNFEKAAKFLNLPAFPITPFFPWLPFPLNLASLPTKWHMSLIKPLDYQAATDRDQVEETSMRQSQFAVGEIQAELNRLLRQQWRHQG
- a CDS encoding acyltransferase family protein, with amino-acid sequence MKSVISRLLTEDPLATFARRNASYVERYQGQEDPFGYSLSTFALWEPLFRFLFEDYFKVEIKGIENIPGDGAAILVGNHSGLLPLDGAMISMAMTSQHPKPRRVRYLATDWFFTLPGLCDWVRETGQVRASRANALKLIEMEELIGIYPEGTRGVGKPFRERYRLLDFHPGFVQLAIETGTPLIPVSTLGGDEIYPEFVNLKKLARFIGMPFYPLTLTFPWLPFPLYLIPLPVCWKIHIHKPITLDYPKEAANDRKLVHKLAREVQYQIQHEVNEMLASRQSLFSSGEKIQEVAPKQDH